A window of the Hordeum vulgare subsp. vulgare chromosome 5H, MorexV3_pseudomolecules_assembly, whole genome shotgun sequence genome harbors these coding sequences:
- the LOC123396876 gene encoding 60S ribosomal protein L27-like, with translation MVMFLKPAKAMILLPGRYAGKKAVIVRVFEEGTRDRPYGHCLVTGLAKYPKKVIRKDSAKKTAKKSHVKVFLKLVNFTHLMSTRYTLEVDLKEVVSGAPDSLTTKDKKLTAAKSSKAQIEERFKTG, from the coding sequence ATGGTGATGTTCCTGAAGCCGGCCAAGGCGATGATCCTGCTACCGGGTAGGTACGCCGGGAAGAAGGCAGTGATCGTGCGCGTGTTCGAGGAGGGCACTCGTGACCGCCCCTACGGGCACTGCCTGGTTACCGGCCTGGCCAAATACCCAAAGAAGGTGATCCGCAAGGACTCGGCCAAGAAGACGGCCAAGAAGTCCCACGTCAAGGTCTTCCTCAAGCTCGTCAACTTCACCCACCTCATGTCCACCCGCTACACCCTTGAAGTCGACCTCAAGGAGGTGGTCTCCGGCGCCCCCGACTCCCTCACCACCAAGGACAAGAAGCTCACCGCCGCCAAGTCCTCCAAGGCCCAGATCGAGGAGAGGTTCAAGACCGGCTAG